One Armatimonadota bacterium genomic region harbors:
- a CDS encoding SHOCT domain-containing protein, translated as MWDGWMHGASGWEIGAIMIMLLFWVLVIAGVVFFVWFLVERAGRGARVQGAGAGETALEILQKRYARGEITHEQYQQMKRELGE; from the coding sequence ATGTGGGACGGATGGATGCATGGAGCGAGTGGGTGGGAGATCGGCGCGATAATGATCATGCTGCTGTTCTGGGTGCTGGTGATCGCGGGCGTCGTCTTCTTCGTGTGGTTCCTGGTCGAGCGCGCAGGCCGCGGCGCTCGCGTTCAGGGCGCCGGCGCCGGGGAGACCGCGCTCGAGATCTTGCAGAAGCGCTACGCCCGCGGCGAGATCACCCACGAGCAGTACCAGCAGATGAAGCGCGAGCT